Genomic segment of Avibacterium volantium:
ATCTTGTCCACCAGAAAAGATAACAACCGCTTTGCGATTGTGATTTTTGAATGTTGTCATAAGATGTCCTAGTTTTTTTTTGCGTGGGAGGTTTGCGAACCACGGTTACAGCTGAATTTGATTCAACCAACGAAATAAGGGCGGTATTGTACAATAAAGGCGAGTTTAGACAAAGAAAAAGCCCGCAAAAGTGCGGGCTAAAATGGAAAAGTTTTTAGTTAAATGAATCTTTTAGGCGTTCCTCGGCACGGCGAGATTCACTTTTATGTTGCAATTTATTGAGTTGGCGTTCGAGTTTTTCTTCTACTTCATTAATTGCTTTGTACATATCCTCCGATTCGCTACTTGCGAACAAATCACCAAATGGCGTGCCGATAGAAGCCTCCACCGCAAAGCCTTTTGGTACTTTATTTAAAATGAAATGAGGATTAATCAGTTGAGTTTGCCATTTTCCTAATTTAGCAAGTCTTTCTTCAATGTGAGCGCGGATTGCAGGGGTGATGTCCATTTGTTTACTTGTGATATTTAGAGTCATAGCATTTACCTCTCTTTTGATTGTAAGTATTTCTACTTGTGTGAAACCTTATGGCTACAACATAGCTCTGTTAGGCGAACTTTTCAAGGACTTTATTGAAGAATAAAAAAGAAAAATGCAAATTTATGATCTAGGTAGAAAATTTAAAAAAAGATACTTTCATGTTATGAAAAAGTTGCTATCATTCAGGAGATAGTGTTTCTGAAATCCTCCCTTTTAAGCAATAATTTTCCATTCTTTACATAATATTTGACTAAAGTACAATCCGCTTCCTTTTTTATTTTAGATAAAAAAAGCACAGTAAATGATCATTTTTACTGTGCCTAAATGTGCCTAAAATAGTCAATGTCTATTCAACGTTTTCTAATCATCAGCATCTCGATGAGCAATGCTTAAACGTTGAAAATAGTGCCTAGTTTCTTCGAACACCACCTTGCGCAGACCAATTAGGGCGACAAGATTTGGGAATGCCATTAATCCGTTGACAATATCTGCCAAGATCCAAATGGTTTCAAGGTGAATAAACGCGCCACAGCCAACTAATACAATAAAGATAAAACGGTAGAATTTTACCCCTTTCACCCCTGCTAAATAAACAAAACAGCGCTCGCCATAATAACACCAGCCTAAAATCGTGGTGAATGCGAAGAATAATAAGCCAAGGGTAACAATCGTCCCGCCCGCTGCTGTACCAAGTCCTTTGGAGAACGCAAGATTGGTTACCGCCGCTCCTGCTTCTGGCGCTTGCCACGCCCCAGTTAGCACAATCACAACGCCTGTCATCGTACAAACGATAAGCGTATCTAAAAACGTTCCTGTCATTGAAATCAAGCCTTGGCGTGCAGGCTCTTTGGTTTGCGCCGCAGCCGCTGCAATGGGGGCGCTACCTAAACCTGATTCATTAGAGAAAATACCACGCGCCACACCCGATTGAATAGCTTTCATTACGGTATAACCTAATGCACCACCAAGTGCCGATTGCGGATTAAATGCGCTTTCAATAATCAAACTCACTGCTGCTGGCACTTGTTGCCAATTCAACACAATAATAATGATTGACGTTGCCACATAAAGCACGGCCATAAAAGGCACAACAATGGCTGCAACAGAAGAAATACGTTTAATACCGCCTAAAATAATCGCCGCAACTAAAAGCGTGATAATGGGCGCCATAATTTCCACAGGAATATGAAAACTATCCTGCATTGCGTGAGTGATAGCCTGCACTTGTGGAAATGTACCAATGCCGAAAAAGGCAACCAAGATCCCGCAAACGGCAAACATTTTTGCCAGCCATTTGATGCCTAAGCCTCGTTCAATGTAGTACATCGGGCCGCCAGCAATAAATCCGCGTTTATCAATAATGCGATATTTCACCGCCAATAAACATTCTGCATATTTGGTCGCCATACCAAACAACGCCACTAACCACATCCAGAAAATTGCCCCCGGCCCTCCAGCTTGTACAGCGGTTGCCACCCCAACAATATTTCCTGTTCCAATGGTAGCCGCCAACGCGGTGCTTAATGCGGCGAAAGCAGACACATCGCCCTTGCCGTTTTGCGCGCCTTTTTCTTTTCTAAATAAATAACTTAAGGCTCTTGGCAATTGAAAAATTTGAATAAAACCTAAACGAAAGGTGAAATAAAGCCCTACGCCAGACAATAGAATTAAGAGTGGCGGGCCCCAAATAAATGAATTAACTGATGATAATAATTCAGTGATTGACATTGAATGTTCCTCGTAAAAAATCTCGGTTTACAAGGAGGCGAAAAGAGTTTGGCGAATAGAAAAAAGACAACGCGAAGCCTCGCGTTATATCACCTGAAATAATCTCTTGCCCCTGTCCTTTTGCCTGAGCGTTTGAAAAACGATGAAAATTTCACCGCTCTTTTGCGCCTTCGGCGTCCATTTTGCAAATGCAATGGATCTCTCCAAGGGTTCGTCCAGTAACAGTCCTCGCTAACTTAATAGCACCTGAAAGATTTTACCTCGTCGGTGCAGGGTTAATTCCCTACTCTCCAGCTACCTTCATCCGAACATACTTTTGTAAAAAAGTGCGGTGGATTTTAGCAAGATAATTTTAATTTCTCAATCCTTTTGCAAAAATCGGCGGAATTCCTAAGAAAATGGACAAGAAAATAGATAGGCAACAGACAGACAATTACCGCAACGGCGTTTTAATTGCCACCGTTGCTAGACAAAATTTGTGATTTTCGATCAATTAGTTAAAGGGATTAATGCGCTTCACGCTGCCATTTTTTAGCAATATAGCTACAACTTGGCACTAAATTTAATTGATGTTCTCGCACAAATTGCACTAAGGCCTGATAAAGTTTATCCGCCACACCTTGCCCGCGTAAACTCTCTGAAACATAAGTGTGATTAGCATTAATGCTATGCGCATCAATAAAATAATAAGTGAGTTTTGCCACTTTTTGCCCTTGTTCATCAAGGACAAAAAACTCGCCATCTTGTGGATTTTGTTGATGTTGAATATTCATTTTTTCCTTTGCTTGCTTTCTTAAATAACTTTCTTTTAACTAGCCACGCCAATCTTCGCCAAAATGCTCATTCGTGGCAAAATCTGCGGTTTCACAGGGAATGGCTTTTTCTTCATTTGCCCATTCACCTAAATCAATTAGCTGGCAACGCTTGCTACAAAAAGGACGATACTGGCTTGCCGCCGTCCAAGGCACGGCTTTTTGACACACAGGACAAGGCACTTCAAAAATTTCTTCACCCATTGGTTTTCTCTTTTTCCTTTGCAAGTTGTAAATATTGGTGGTGCAATTCTAACACTTTTTGCTGCAAATAAGGCAGATTTTGGCTTAATTCTGGCTCGTTATCCACCACATCATCGGCGACTGATAAACGTTTTTCTCGGCTAACTTGTGATGTCATAATATTTTGAATCAAGGCAATTTTGTTTTGATCGCGCTTCGATGCGCGCAATAACTGAGTTTCTGGCAGCACATCAACTACTAACACGCGAT
This window contains:
- the hpf gene encoding ribosome hibernation-promoting factor, HPF/YfiA family — encoded protein: MTLNITSKQMDITPAIRAHIEERLAKLGKWQTQLINPHFILNKVPKGFAVEASIGTPFGDLFASSESEDMYKAINEVEEKLERQLNKLQHKSESRRAEERLKDSFN
- a CDS encoding alanine/glycine:cation symporter family protein → MSITELLSSVNSFIWGPPLLILLSGVGLYFTFRLGFIQIFQLPRALSYLFRKEKGAQNGKGDVSAFAALSTALAATIGTGNIVGVATAVQAGGPGAIFWMWLVALFGMATKYAECLLAVKYRIIDKRGFIAGGPMYYIERGLGIKWLAKMFAVCGILVAFFGIGTFPQVQAITHAMQDSFHIPVEIMAPIITLLVAAIILGGIKRISSVAAIVVPFMAVLYVATSIIIIVLNWQQVPAAVSLIIESAFNPQSALGGALGYTVMKAIQSGVARGIFSNESGLGSAPIAAAAAQTKEPARQGLISMTGTFLDTLIVCTMTGVVIVLTGAWQAPEAGAAVTNLAFSKGLGTAAGGTIVTLGLLFFAFTTILGWCYYGERCFVYLAGVKGVKFYRFIFIVLVGCGAFIHLETIWILADIVNGLMAFPNLVALIGLRKVVFEETRHYFQRLSIAHRDADD
- a CDS encoding GNAT family N-acetyltransferase, which translates into the protein MNIQHQQNPQDGEFFVLDEQGQKVAKLTYYFIDAHSINANHTYVSESLRGQGVADKLYQALVQFVREHQLNLVPSCSYIAKKWQREAH
- the yacG gene encoding DNA gyrase inhibitor YacG encodes the protein MGEEIFEVPCPVCQKAVPWTAASQYRPFCSKRCQLIDLGEWANEEKAIPCETADFATNEHFGEDWRG